From the Thermus brockianus genome, the window TTGGCGGAGCTCCTCGTGCTCAAGCTGGCCCCGGAAAAGGCCCTGGCGCCCAAGGAGGAAGGGGAGGAGGCTCCCTTGGTGCGGGTCCTTTTGGACCTTTCCGAGGCCGTGGCCTTTTTGGAGGGGCGCCTGGTCAAGCGGGCGAGGCTTTACCCCGTGTCCCCTCCGCCCGTGCCCAGGCCCTCCCTTCGGCTTCCCCCACGGGTGCTGGCCGAGGCGGCCCGGCCCTTTCGCAAGGCGGTGCTCCACCTGCCCCGGGAGGGTTTTGGCCTCGAGGAGGCCTGGAGTAGGCTTTGGCCCTACCTGAGGGGGCGGGTGGCCTTCCACCGCCTGCCCCTTCCTTCCTGGGGGGAAAAGGCGGTGGGCTTTGCCGCCCTTTTGGAGGCCCATCGCCTCGGGCGGGTGCGGCTTTACCAGGAGGCTCCCTTTGCGCCCCTTTACGTGGAGGTGGAGGAGGCCCTGGAACGGCGCTTGGCCTAGCGCCTGGCCTCCCTGGCCAAAAGCCCCATGCTGAGGGCGATGAGAAGGAAGGCGATGAGGGCTTGCAGGGGAATGGGGAACTGGGGGATGTACTCCACGGAGCAGGGCACGGGGGGCTTGCAGGCCAGGGTAAAGAGCTCGGGGAACCTCTGCTCTAAAAGGTGCAGGGTGCTGATGCTTCCCCCGATAAGGGAAAGGGCCAGGCTATAGGGCCAGACGCCCAGGTCCTGCCGCCAAAGGGCCAGTCCCAGGAGGACCGCTTGCGGGTACATGAAGATCCGCTGGTACCAGCAGAGCTCGCAGGGAAGGAAAAGCCGTACCTCGGAGTAGTAAAGGCTACCCAAGGTGGCCACCAGGGCCACCACCCAGGCGAAGCTAAGCAAGAAAGGGCCGCGCTGCATCGGTTAAAGCATACCCGTAAACTGGGGTTTGTGAAGGCCGAGGACGAGGCTTTGCGGGAAGGGGAGGACTTCTACTGGGAAGGGGACCGGGTGGTTTTCACGGAGGCCTACCACCGCAAGCGGGGCTACTGTTGCGGCTCGGGGTGCCGCCACTGCCCTTGGCGTTCTGCGGAAGAGGAGGGTTAGGCCTCGAGGAGGGCCTCCACGAAGGCCTCGGCGTCAAAGGGCTGGAGGTCCTCCGGGCCTTCCCCCACCCCGATGAACCGGATAGGCACCTTCAGGGTGCGCACGATGGGCACCAAAACCCCGCCCTTGGCCGTGCCGTCCAGCTTGGTGACGATGACCCCCGTGAGGCCCACCGCCTCGTGGAAGCGCTTGGCCTGCTCCAGGCCGTTTTGCCCCGTGACCGCATCCAGCACCAG encodes:
- a CDS encoding disulfide oxidoreductase, encoding MQRGPFLLSFAWVVALVATLGSLYYSEVRLFLPCELCWYQRIFMYPQAVLLGLALWRQDLGVWPYSLALSLIGGSISTLHLLEQRFPELFTLACKPPVPCSVEYIPQFPIPLQALIAFLLIALSMGLLAREARR
- a CDS encoding chromosome segregation protein ScpA codes for the protein MIRLAFPGFAGSPWELREALRRGRLSPKDLPVLLVVEQALSQVPEELKAKAELLPLLAELLVLKLAPEKALAPKEEGEEAPLVRVLLDLSEAVAFLEGRLVKRARLYPVSPPPVPRPSLRLPPRVLAEAARPFRKAVLHLPREGFGLEEAWSRLWPYLRGRVAFHRLPLPSWGEKAVGFAALLEAHRLGRVRLYQEAPFAPLYVEVEEALERRLA
- a CDS encoding DUF5522 domain-containing protein gives rise to the protein MKAEDEALREGEDFYWEGDRVVFTEAYHRKRGYCCGSGCRHCPWRSAEEEG